In Chitinophaga oryzae, the sequence GGAATTACGAATATCGAATTCTCCATTTACAGACGGGAGAGGGAAAGAAGGAGTAAATACAGGCTAAAAGAGACGGATGAACCGCTAAAACAAAGGGCTTTCGCTGGCATCCGGCAAAACAAGCGACATGGGCAGCGCTTGTTTTGCCCGGGCGTTGCGCCCGTCAGAATGCGCGATAGTGGAAATTATAAGGCAAAACATGCATCAACATCTCCCTGCCACCCGCGGGTGGCAGGGAGATGTTGATCACAAAAGGAATATCAGATTTTTGGAGCGGCAGCGAGTATTTCGGCGTCTGCAGCGGCAGCATATTTTTCAAAATTGCGGATGAACTGGCCAGCCAGGTCTTTCGCTTTTTCGTCGTATGCGGCTTTATCGGTCCAGGTATTGCGCGGGTCCAGGATTTCAGCCGGAACACCGGGGCACGCGTCGGGCATGGCCACGCCGAATACCGGGTGATGATGGAAAGTGGCGTTGTCCAGCAGGCCTTTCAGGGCCGCAGCGATCATCGCACGGGTATAGGCAAGTTTGATACGGTTGCCGGTGCCATAAGCGCCGCCGGTCCAGCCGGTATTGATCAGCCATACGTTTACCTGGTGCTGGCGCATTTTCTCACCGAGCATCTGGGCGTACTGTGCCGGGTGCAGGGGGATGAAAGGTGCACCGAAACAGGCGCTGAAGGTGGATTTAGGCTCCGTAACGCCCGCTTCTGTGCCAGCCACTTTCGCGGTGTAACCGGAAATGAACTGGTACATGGCCTGTCCTGGCGTAAGCCGGGAAATAGGCGGTAATACGCCGTAGGCGTCGCAGGTGAGGAAGAATATGTTTTTAGGGATGCCTCCGATGGAAGGCTCCAATGCATTTTCAATGTAAGTCAGCGGGTAAGATACGCGGGTATTCTCCGTAATGGCGCAGTCGGCATAGTTGACCGTGTTGGTGCCGGGGAAGAACTGAATGTTCTCCAGCAGGGCGCCGGGGCGTACTGCGCGGAAAATCTGCGGCTCTTTTTCTTCAGACAGGTCGATGCATTTGGCATAACAACCGCCTTCGAAGTTAAATACGCCGGTGGATGTCCAGCCGTGCTCGTCGTCACCGATCAGTTTACGGGAAGGATCAGCGCTGAGGGTGGTTTTGCCGGTGCCGCTCAGGCCGAAGAAAATGGCGGTATCGCCGTCATCTCCCTGGTTGGCCGAGCAGTGCATGCTCAATACCTGCTTGTCATGCGGCAGTACATAGTTGAGGATAGTGAAAATACCCTTTTTGATTTCGCCGGTATAGGCGCTGCCGCCGATGATGATGGTTTTACGGGAGAAGCTGACCATGCTGAAGTTACCCTGACGGGTGCCGTCAACGGCGGGATCTGCGAGGAAACCAGGCGCCTGGATCACGGTCCAGTCGGTATGCATATAGTCCAGTTCTTCTTCCGTTGGACGCAGGAACATATTGTAGGCAAACAGGCTGGACCAGGGCAGTTCGGTTACCACCTTGATGTTAACCCGGTAATCCTGGTCTGCACAGGCGTAGCAGTCACGCACCCACACGTCTTTCCCGGTGAAGTAGGCGGTGATTTTTTTGTACAGATTGTCAAATACCTCCGCGGAAACGGGGATGTTAAAGTCGTTCCAGTTAACAGTGTCAGCTGTGAGGTCGTCTTTTACGATAAACTTGTCTTTGGGTGATCGGCCGGTGAATTGGCCGGTGTTGACGGCGAGTGCTCCTGTGTCGGCCAGTACGCCTTGTTTTTTGGCTAAGGTCTGTTCCACCAGTTTTTCCGGGGACAGTTGGTAGAATACATTCGACACATTCTCTATGCCCAGTTCCCGTAAGTCAGCAACAGGGTTCCTTACGCTACTCATTTGCATAAAAAGCAAGATTGTTTTGGTGTAAAAGCAAAACTAGGCAATTTTTGATATCGTCAAATTTTATCGGTGTTACACCATTAAAATTTAGAAAAAATGAGTGGTACTTGCAGGTATTATTGACAGATTTCTAATTTGGCTGCGTTTCCTTGCAGTATTTCAAAAGCCCGGTGTGTGAATATAACATTAAGTATTTGCAAGAGAGTATCAGTTTTTAACAAGTGCTCTCCGCTTTTTGACCAGTTTGCCTGAATTTGAATTTATCGCACTGCGGATTCATGAAATCACAAAATTTTGCCCTAGGTTTGGAGCCTCATTTGAAATACAGACGATATGAAGAATTTGCCCTTGGACTCGCAGCTGTTTGTTAAGAACCGCGCGCGTTTTGTGGCCAAAATGGAGCCACAGTCAATAGCTATTATCAACTCTAATGATGAATTGCCGACCAACGGTGATGCGTTGTATAAGTTTAAACAAAACTCCGATCTGTACTGGCTTACCGGTATCGATCAGGAAGATACCATGCTGGTATTGTTCCCTGACAACCCGGACCCGAAATACCGCGAAGTACTGGTGCTGGTGCGTCCTAACGAACTGAAGGAAAAATGGGACGGTCACCGTCTGCGCAAAGACGAAGCCTTCGCCGTTTCCGGTATCGCTACCGTGGTATGGCTCGACAGCCTCGACGCCCTGTTGCAGCAATGGGTCAACGATGCTTCCAATATCTACCTGAACTCCAACGAAAATAACCGCAAATCCAGCCTGATTGCGGTAAGAGACTACCGCTATGCGCAGGAAATGAAGCTCCGCTACCCGTTGCACAACTACCTCCGGGCAGCTGTGATCTTCAAGGAACTGCGTGCGGTGAAAACGCCGGAAGAAGTGAAAGTGATGCAGGAAGCGGTGGATATTACGGAAAAAGCGTTCCGCCGCGTACTGAAATTTATCAAACCCGGCGTGTGGGAACACGAAATACAGGCGGAAATTGTACATGAATTTCTGCGCAACCGCTCCGCCGGCGAGGCTTACGGCTCTATTATCGCCTCCGGCGACCGCGCCCGTACCCTGCACTATGTGTACAACAACCAGGAATGTAAAGATGGGGAGCTGATCCTGATGGACTTCGGCGCGGAATACGGTGGCTACAATGCCGATCTTACCCGTACCGTTCCGGTAAACGGTAAATTCACCGACCGCCAGCGTCAGGTATACAACGCCTGCCTGCACCTGCACAACTACGCCAAAAGCATCCTCCGGCCGGGTATCACCATCGCAAAATACCACGAAATGGTAGGAGTGGAAGCCGGTAAAGAGTTTGTGAGACTGGGCCTGCTCACGGAAGCGGACATCAAAAACCAGGACCCGGAAGCGCCGGCTTACCGCAAATACCTGTACCACGGCATCTCCCACCACCTGGGCGTAGACGTGCATGACCTCGGCCCGTCTTTCCACAAACCGATTCCCGAAGGCGCTGTAATGACCGTTGAACCGGGCATCTATATCGAAGAAGAAAAAATGGGCATCCGCATTGAAAATAACATCTGGCTTACCGCCAGCGGCAATGTGGACCTTTTCAAAAATATTCCTGTCACTGCCGAGGAGATCGAAGCACTGATGAAATAGACATTACGAATTACGGATTACGAATTACGAATTGAGAATTCTTTTATAGAGCGGTGATTTAGTGACCCTCCCATAAGGAAGCCCTTAATTCGTAATTCGTAATTCGTAATTTGTAATTGTTTTAAAGCTATTTGAATGCGACAACTTCCTAACATTATTACCCTATGCAACCTTTTTTGCGGCGCATTAGCTATTATTTGTGTGCTGCATGCACCGGAATTCCGGGTAGAGTTTAACGGCAATGAATATACGGTGACCAACCCTGAGCCGGTCTACTGGGCTTCCGCGCTGGTGGTGCTGGCGGCAATTTTCGATTTCTTTGACGGACTGGTGGCCCGCCTGCTGAAGGTGCAGTCGCCCATGGGCAAAGAGCTGGACTCCCTGGCGGATGTTGTCACTTTCGGGGTAGTGCCCGGTATGATGCTGTATCGCCTGCTGCGCAGCGCCTATTACCAGATGCCCGACGCCTTTGAAGTATCGATGGTGAACGTAGCGCCGGCCTTGCTGGTGCCCTGCTTTGCGGCTTACCGGCTGGCTAAGTTCAACCTGGACACCCGGCAATCTGAAAACTTCATCGGTGTGCCCACGCCGGCCGTAGGCTTACTGGTGGCCTCTTTCCCGATGATACTCCTCTACAATCCCTATAACCTGGCCCACTGGCTGCAGAATATATGGGTGCTGTACGGCATCATTGCAGTACTCTGTTACCTGATGGTGGCGGAAATCCCCATGCTGAGCCTCAAAGTAAAGGAGAAATCCCTGAAAGCCAACTGGACAAGGCTCCTGCTGGTAGTATTGGTACTTGTCAGCATGCCCTTCCTGAATTATGCAACGGTTCCGTTTATATTTATCTGTTATGTGATACTATCGCTGGCGGTACCGCCAAAGGTAACCCCGGCATAGAATTACGAATTACGGATTTACGAATTACGAATTGAGAATTCTTTTATAGAGCGGTTATTTAGTACCCTTTCTGTAAGGAAGCCCTTAATTCGTAATCCGTAATTCGTAATTCGTAATTTTTTTTAGTAGGTTTGCGCCAAATTTTAGCACAATGACTTTTACTGCACATATCAATGTGATGCCACTGAAAGAATTATTGGACCCGCAAGGTAAAGCGGTGATGAGTGGTCTCAAAAACCTTGGCATGGGCCAGGTACAAGATGTACGGATTGGAAAACACATTACCCTGCAAATTGAAGCCGCCAGCAAGGAAGAAGCACATCAGATCGCTGAAAGTGCCTGCCAGAAACTGTTGGCTAACCAGGTAATGGAATACTTCGAAGTACAGATACAATAAAATAATTACCAATTACGAATTACGAATTACGAATTACCCGAAGCTAAATCGGTAGTCCCTAACTCGTAATTCGTAATTCGTAATTCGTAATTGACATGAAATTATACCTCATTCCATCTCCTATCGGCAATCTCGCCGACATTACCTACCGGGCCGTAAAAGTGCTGGAGGAGGCGGAATTGGTGCTGGCGGAGGATACCCGCACCTCCGGCGTGCTCCTCAAACACTACCAGA encodes:
- the pckA gene encoding phosphoenolpyruvate carboxykinase (ATP), with product MQMSSVRNPVADLRELGIENVSNVFYQLSPEKLVEQTLAKKQGVLADTGALAVNTGQFTGRSPKDKFIVKDDLTADTVNWNDFNIPVSAEVFDNLYKKITAYFTGKDVWVRDCYACADQDYRVNIKVVTELPWSSLFAYNMFLRPTEEELDYMHTDWTVIQAPGFLADPAVDGTRQGNFSMVSFSRKTIIIGGSAYTGEIKKGIFTILNYVLPHDKQVLSMHCSANQGDDGDTAIFFGLSGTGKTTLSADPSRKLIGDDEHGWTSTGVFNFEGGCYAKCIDLSEEKEPQIFRAVRPGALLENIQFFPGTNTVNYADCAITENTRVSYPLTYIENALEPSIGGIPKNIFFLTCDAYGVLPPISRLTPGQAMYQFISGYTAKVAGTEAGVTEPKSTFSACFGAPFIPLHPAQYAQMLGEKMRQHQVNVWLINTGWTGGAYGTGNRIKLAYTRAMIAAALKGLLDNATFHHHPVFGVAMPDACPGVPAEILDPRNTWTDKAAYDEKAKDLAGQFIRNFEKYAAAADAEILAAAPKI
- a CDS encoding aminopeptidase P N-terminal domain-containing protein, with the translated sequence MKNLPLDSQLFVKNRARFVAKMEPQSIAIINSNDELPTNGDALYKFKQNSDLYWLTGIDQEDTMLVLFPDNPDPKYREVLVLVRPNELKEKWDGHRLRKDEAFAVSGIATVVWLDSLDALLQQWVNDASNIYLNSNENNRKSSLIAVRDYRYAQEMKLRYPLHNYLRAAVIFKELRAVKTPEEVKVMQEAVDITEKAFRRVLKFIKPGVWEHEIQAEIVHEFLRNRSAGEAYGSIIASGDRARTLHYVYNNQECKDGELILMDFGAEYGGYNADLTRTVPVNGKFTDRQRQVYNACLHLHNYAKSILRPGITIAKYHEMVGVEAGKEFVRLGLLTEADIKNQDPEAPAYRKYLYHGISHHLGVDVHDLGPSFHKPIPEGAVMTVEPGIYIEEEKMGIRIENNIWLTASGNVDLFKNIPVTAEEIEALMK
- the pssA gene encoding CDP-diacylglycerol--serine O-phosphatidyltransferase → MRQLPNIITLCNLFCGALAIICVLHAPEFRVEFNGNEYTVTNPEPVYWASALVVLAAIFDFFDGLVARLLKVQSPMGKELDSLADVVTFGVVPGMMLYRLLRSAYYQMPDAFEVSMVNVAPALLVPCFAAYRLAKFNLDTRQSENFIGVPTPAVGLLVASFPMILLYNPYNLAHWLQNIWVLYGIIAVLCYLMVAEIPMLSLKVKEKSLKANWTRLLLVVLVLVSMPFLNYATVPFIFICYVILSLAVPPKVTPA
- the purS gene encoding phosphoribosylformylglycinamidine synthase subunit PurS; amino-acid sequence: MTFTAHINVMPLKELLDPQGKAVMSGLKNLGMGQVQDVRIGKHITLQIEAASKEEAHQIAESACQKLLANQVMEYFEVQIQ